The following proteins are co-located in the Pelorhabdus rhamnosifermentans genome:
- a CDS encoding (2Fe-2S)-binding protein — NPLYGRVICRCETITEGEILDAIHSPCGAKTVDGVKRRTRAGMGRCQGGFCGPRVTTILARELHVPITAIRKETAESYLFYDKIPGNCEVIHHD; from the coding sequence AAATCCCCTTTACGGTCGCGTCATTTGCCGCTGTGAAACCATTACAGAAGGCGAAATTCTCGATGCCATTCATTCGCCTTGCGGAGCGAAAACAGTAGACGGTGTCAAACGGCGGACACGGGCAGGTATGGGACGCTGTCAAGGCGGCTTCTGCGGACCAAGAGTGACAACCATTTTGGCGCGTGAACTCCATGTGCCCATTACAGCGATTCGCAAAGAAACAGCTGAGTCCTATTTATTCTACGATAAAATTCCTGGTAACTGTGAGGTGATCCATCATGACTAA